Proteins encoded together in one Rhodospirillaceae bacterium window:
- a CDS encoding TRAP transporter large permease produces the protein MSVAAWVMFGLFFLWSFLGMPIGHAMMAAAFVYLIWTGQDLAIVASQSLSGLFNSFVLMSVPLFILSADIMNASKITDRLFEFANLLVGRMRGGLAHVNVVASMIFSGMSGSALADAAGPGKLEVDMMIKAGYSPGFSAALSATSAIIGPIIPPSIPMVIYGVVSNTSIGFLFIAGVIPGLLLGFTQMGIVAIIARKRNFPVEAKPTRPEAVRTLKTALPALLLPVIMLGGIYSGAVTPTEAAAVAAAYALLLAVFWYQTLNFGKFVNVLIDSSRSTAIVAITIAGALVMNWIVAAEQIPEAMGAWMISLDMSPVMFLLAVNILFLFLGAFLDTMLMLLIVVPILMPTVVNLGIDPVHFGVTSVINMMIGLVTPPMGELVFLISGVSGVPVAAISKELWGFLIALIGLLFVLVYVPEITLWLPVQMGYQPIHAVP, from the coding sequence ATGAGCGTCGCCGCCTGGGTGATGTTTGGGCTGTTCTTTCTGTGGTCGTTTCTCGGCATGCCGATCGGCCATGCCATGATGGCCGCCGCCTTCGTCTATCTCATCTGGACCGGGCAGGATCTGGCGATCGTGGCCTCGCAGAGCCTCTCCGGCCTCTTCAACAGCTTCGTCCTGATGTCCGTTCCGCTGTTCATCCTGTCGGCCGACATCATGAACGCCAGCAAGATCACCGACCGCCTGTTCGAATTCGCCAATCTGCTGGTCGGCCGCATGCGTGGTGGCCTGGCCCATGTCAACGTCGTGGCCAGCATGATCTTCTCCGGCATGAGCGGCAGCGCGCTCGCCGACGCGGCAGGCCCCGGCAAGCTTGAAGTCGATATGATGATCAAGGCGGGCTACTCGCCGGGCTTCTCGGCCGCGTTGAGCGCCACCTCGGCCATCATCGGTCCGATCATTCCGCCCTCGATCCCCATGGTCATCTACGGCGTCGTCTCCAACACCTCGATCGGCTTCCTGTTCATAGCCGGGGTCATTCCGGGCTTGCTGCTGGGGTTCACCCAGATGGGCATCGTCGCAATCATTGCCAGGAAGCGCAACTTTCCGGTCGAAGCCAAGCCAACACGCCCCGAGGCTGTGCGGACGCTCAAGACCGCGCTGCCGGCCTTGCTCTTGCCGGTCATCATGCTGGGTGGGATCTACAGCGGCGCGGTGACGCCAACTGAAGCCGCCGCCGTCGCCGCCGCCTATGCCTTGCTGTTGGCCGTGTTCTGGTACCAGACGCTCAATTTCGGCAAGTTCGTCAATGTCCTCATCGATTCCTCGCGCTCGACGGCGATCGTTGCCATCACCATCGCCGGCGCCCTGGTGATGAACTGGATTGTTGCCGCCGAACAGATCCCCGAGGCCATGGGCGCCTGGATGATCTCGCTCGACATGTCGCCCGTCATGTTCCTCCTGGCGGTCAACATCCTTTTCCTTTTTCTGGGCGCCTTCCTCGACACCATGCTGATGCTGTTGATCGTCGTGCCGATCTTGATGCCCACCGTGGTCAATCTCGGCATCGACCCGGTACATTTCGGCGTCACCTCGGTGATCAACATGATGATCGGCCTGGTGACACCGCCGATGGGCGAGCTGGTGTTCCTGATTTCGGGCGTGTCCGGTGTGCCGGTGGCGGCGATCAGCAAGGAACTGTGGGGGTTCCTCATTGCCTTGATCGGCCTGTTATTTGTGCTGGTTTATGTGCCGGAAATCACCCTGTGGCTACCCGTCCAGATGGGCTACCAGCCGATCCATGCGGTGCCGTGA
- the aldA gene encoding aldehyde dehydrogenase produces MKDIVNGVSRYRHFINGGWTDSTAKEWIEVENPATGQVIATVPKGTADDADRALVAAQAAQPGWEAKPPIERARLLIGLARLILENRDRLARLVVAEQGKPLQEARGEIEGTALYLTYAAEEARRITGDIIPSDNADEQVWIERVAHGVVVGLTAWNYPAALTTRKMGPALMAGNTVVIKSHEGTPLSALEIAQLSTQLDFPPGVINVVSGTGDGLGAALVRHPIPRLITLTGSVRAGKEIFKNAADDLKILRLELGGKAPFIVAEDADIGAAVKAAVASRFENCGQICICNERMYIHERIADEFTEKFVKAVKALKIGNPLDLVDIGPKFSGPELDKVERMVKAAVAAGARILTGGNRLTQGEFAQGHWFEPTVLTATDNRMAIMQDEVFGPVIPLMKVTDFDEGLRLANESRYGLSAYVFTKDLRRLMRLIRELKFGEIYVNRPGGDAVHAHHAGLRHSGIGGEDGKYGFDAYFQKKTIYVNYA; encoded by the coding sequence ATGAAGGATATCGTGAATGGAGTAAGCCGCTACCGGCACTTCATCAATGGCGGCTGGACAGACTCCACCGCCAAGGAATGGATCGAGGTCGAGAATCCAGCAACCGGCCAAGTCATCGCAACGGTCCCCAAGGGCACTGCCGACGATGCTGACCGCGCATTGGTGGCCGCACAGGCGGCGCAGCCCGGTTGGGAGGCGAAACCGCCCATCGAGCGGGCAAGGCTGCTGATCGGGCTTGCCCGGCTCATCCTCGAAAACCGCGACCGGCTGGCACGTCTGGTGGTGGCCGAGCAGGGCAAGCCGCTGCAGGAAGCGCGCGGCGAGATCGAAGGAACAGCGCTCTATCTCACCTATGCCGCCGAGGAAGCGCGGCGCATCACCGGCGACATCATTCCGTCCGACAATGCCGACGAGCAGGTCTGGATCGAACGGGTCGCCCATGGCGTCGTGGTGGGATTGACCGCCTGGAACTATCCCGCGGCGCTCACCACCCGCAAGATGGGGCCGGCCTTGATGGCTGGCAACACCGTCGTCATCAAATCTCACGAGGGTACACCACTCTCGGCCTTAGAGATCGCGCAGCTTTCGACTCAACTCGATTTCCCGCCGGGCGTCATCAATGTGGTGAGCGGCACCGGCGACGGACTCGGCGCGGCCTTGGTCAGGCATCCGATCCCGCGCCTCATAACGCTCACCGGCAGTGTCCGGGCAGGCAAGGAGATCTTCAAGAATGCCGCCGACGATCTCAAGATCCTGCGCCTCGAGCTGGGCGGCAAGGCGCCCTTCATCGTAGCCGAGGATGCCGATATCGGTGCCGCCGTGAAGGCGGCGGTAGCCTCGCGCTTCGAGAATTGCGGCCAGATCTGCATCTGCAATGAGCGCATGTATATCCATGAGCGGATCGCCGACGAGTTCACCGAGAAATTTGTGAAGGCGGTCAAGGCATTGAAAATAGGCAATCCGCTCGATCTGGTCGATATCGGCCCCAAATTCAGCGGCCCCGAACTCGACAAGGTCGAGCGCATGGTGAAGGCGGCGGTCGCTGCCGGCGCCAGAATCCTGACCGGCGGCAATCGCTTGACCCAGGGTGAATTTGCGCAGGGGCACTGGTTTGAGCCCACGGTCCTCACCGCCACCGATAATCGCATGGCGATCATGCAGGACGAAGTCTTCGGCCCGGTTATCCCCTTGATGAAGGTCACGGACTTCGACGAGGGACTGCGCCTTGCCAACGAATCCCGCTATGGTCTGTCTGCCTATGTTTTCACCAAGGATCTGCGGCGGCTGATGCGCCTCATTCGAGAGCTGAAATTCGGCGAGATCTACGTCAACCGGCCCGGCGGCGACGCGGTCCATGCCCATCATGCGGGCTTGCGCCACAGCGGCATCGGCGGCGAAGACGGCAAATACGGTTTTGACGCCTATTTCCAGAAGAA